In Candidatus Cloacimonadota bacterium, the genomic window AATCTTACTCTTACTTGTGGAATGAATCTCTGAGGATATTTGCAGAACAAGATACAACAAGCGTTTGTAAATAATTCATTATTCATTAGACCATAATGAACCAAAAAATCTACAACTTTATTGGATTTTAATGTCCCACGATTATTAGATTTAATTTCTGAAATTGTTTTTTCCAGGAGTTTCTTATCTAAGTCCTCAAGCTTTAAGTTATGAACTGTTTGTCTTTCCCAATGTAATTCTGATAGTTGGCGATTATTTATAAGTTGAGAAACTTCCTTACTCGAAGCAATTCTGCTAGAACTTCCTTTTCTAAAATATAAACTACCTTCATATATGTAAGGTTGTTTTGAGCCTTTCCAAACTTTTACCAATACAATATCTTTATCATCAATTTTCTCAATAAATACATCAAAGGCTGGTTCTGGAATTATTGTGGAATATAAAAGATTCTGTATTTGGTTTATGCATTTTTCTGGATTTTCGATACCAATGATTTCAGAAAAATCATTAACGCCGAGTATAAGTGTACCACCATCAGTATTTAGAAAACTGCAGATAGTTATTGCTATGCCTTTTGTGCTGTATTTTGATTTAAACTCCAGATTCTTATTTTCACCTTGCTTAATTAAATCTTTTATAAGTTTATTGTTCATCAGAACCTCCTGAAATCTCTTCGAGTTCTTTCTCTCTTCTTTTTATATCCTTGAACTGAGTTTCCAAAAATGGAAATATATCTGAAGTATTAAAGAATGGATGAGCCCAATTTGATTTCCTTTGTTCAAACGGAATATTATTTTGAATAGCATCATTATACATTTCGATTACTTCTAATTTATCCAAAACAGATGTACTATTATAATGGAAATCTTCATTTCTAGATTTATCAGCATTATACATAAATTGCTTAAATAGTGTTCTGGCAAAAGTTACGTAATGATGCGAAATAAACCATCTTGGTTTATCCAATTCTATTGCTTTAAGAATCTCTTTATGAGTAATACCTGAACCATAACGAGGAAAAATGATACCAAGAAATAGATCACACTCTTCAACGGCTTTTAAACAAGCATCTTCGTTTGACATATCAGCAGGCACATAAACAGTTCCGTTCTTGGACATAATAACCTTATATCCAAAACCTTGAAGGATTGCCTCAATCTGATCTAGATCAGATTCAGAATCATAAACTGTAGATGAAACCATTAATTTAAGTTTTTTTGCCATAAATTTACTTCAATTATGCAATGTTTCATTGCACAATTTAGTTTTCTCATCTCTTTTTCCTTTTATTCAGTTACCTTCGCAATGGTCTTGACCTTGCGAATGGTAATGTGCTTATCTTCAACCATTGCGGAGGTCTTTGACCATTCGCAAGGTTTCATTTTTTTTCCGTTTTTTAGATTTAACATTTTTTGCTTTCTCAGCTTGAATTCTTTCTAAAAGTTTTTCTGC contains:
- a CDS encoding putative DNA binding domain-containing protein produces the protein MNNKLIKDLIKQGENKNLEFKSKYSTKGIAITICSFLNTDGGTLILGVNDFSEIIGIENPEKCINQIQNLLYSTIIPEPAFDVFIEKIDDKDIVLVKVWKGSKQPYIYEGSLYFRKGSSSRIASSKEVSQLINNRQLSELHWERQTVHNLKLEDLDKKLLEKTISEIKSNNRGTLKSNKVVDFLVHYGLMNNELFTNACCILFCKYPQRFIPQVRVRLTEFSNSKTDDYLPKDELYEGNIFFIIDKLETYFNGLGTRSIFSNNQWKRNDFEFPPKALQEATINALIHRDYSSFSSSVSINVYPDRIKIYNSGHLPDELTVSDLKKTHSAHPNNPDIAHIVFLRGMIDKLGRGTLKILNLCKEAKLKTPKWSDKNEGVTIEFYGPKEHPTKRISNKNLEVSVNDAVNDAVNDAVNDAVN
- a CDS encoding DUF4062 domain-containing protein, translating into MAKKLKLMVSSTVYDSESDLDQIEAILQGFGYKVIMSKNGTVYVPADMSNEDACLKAVEECDLFLGIIFPRYGSGITHKEILKAIELDKPRWFISHHYVTFARTLFKQFMYNADKSRNEDFHYNSTSVLDKLEVIEMYNDAIQNNIPFEQRKSNWAHPFFNTSDIFPFLETQFKDIKRREKELEEISGGSDEQ